The following proteins are encoded in a genomic region of Vicinamibacterales bacterium:
- the leuB gene encoding 3-isopropylmalate dehydrogenase codes for MRLRLVTLAGDGIGPEVTRQAMRVLHAVSAVTGLKVDVADHPIGAAAIRAAGVPLPDATLAACQAADAVFLGAVGDPAFDQHPPTLRPEAGLLALRTALGGFANLRPAVAFEPVLDVSPLRPERVRGADVLVVRELLGGLYYAEPRGREPDGGAAFNTLRYSVPEIERVARVAFDAARSRRRQVCSVDKANVLETSRLWRETVTRVGRDYPDVALRHMYVDACAMRLATAPTEFDVVLTDNLFGDILSDEAAVIAGSLGLLPSATLGGTVALYEPVHGSAPDIAGKDVANPIGAIGCIALFLRHTAQMPREADAVDAATREVLEHGLRPADLARPGDAVASTSDIGAAVERAVVDALERHWSYHGV; via the coding sequence ATGCGACTGCGACTGGTCACTCTCGCTGGTGACGGCATCGGCCCCGAGGTCACCCGCCAGGCGATGCGGGTGCTCCATGCCGTCTCGGCGGTGACGGGGCTGAAGGTGGACGTGGCCGATCACCCGATCGGCGCGGCGGCCATTCGCGCCGCCGGCGTGCCACTGCCGGACGCGACGCTGGCGGCGTGCCAGGCGGCCGATGCCGTGTTCCTCGGCGCCGTGGGCGACCCCGCGTTCGATCAGCACCCGCCAACGCTCCGGCCCGAAGCCGGCCTGCTGGCGCTCCGCACCGCGCTCGGGGGGTTCGCCAACCTCCGGCCCGCGGTGGCCTTCGAGCCCGTGCTCGACGTCTCGCCCCTGCGCCCCGAGCGCGTCCGCGGCGCGGACGTCCTCGTGGTCCGCGAGCTGCTGGGCGGCCTCTACTACGCGGAACCTCGCGGGCGCGAGCCCGATGGTGGCGCCGCCTTCAACACCCTCCGCTACAGCGTGCCCGAGATCGAGCGGGTCGCCAGGGTGGCGTTCGACGCCGCCCGATCGCGCCGGCGGCAGGTCTGCTCGGTGGACAAGGCGAACGTCCTGGAGACGTCGCGGCTCTGGCGGGAGACGGTCACGCGCGTGGGGCGGGACTATCCGGACGTCGCGCTCCGCCACATGTACGTCGATGCATGCGCGATGCGCCTGGCGACGGCGCCGACCGAATTCGACGTCGTGCTCACCGACAACCTCTTCGGCGACATCCTGAGCGACGAAGCCGCCGTGATCGCCGGCTCGCTGGGGCTGCTGCCGTCGGCCACGCTCGGTGGCACGGTCGCCCTGTACGAGCCGGTCCATGGCTCCGCGCCGGACATCGCGGGCAAGGACGTCGCCAATCCGATTGGCGCCATCGGGTGCATCGCCCTGTTCCTCCGCCATACGGCGCAGATGCCGCGCGAAGCCGACGCCGTCGACGCCGCCACGCGCGAGGTGCTCGAGCACGGGCTCCGGCCGGCCGACCTCGCCCGCCCCGGGGACGCCGTGGCCTCCACGTCCGATATCGGCGCGGCGGTCGAGCGCGCCGTCGTGGACGCGCTCGAACGGCACTGGTCGTACCACGGCGTCTGA